One Thermodesulfobacteriota bacterium DNA window includes the following coding sequences:
- a CDS encoding class I SAM-dependent methyltransferase, which produces MRVKGNKVENWNESYERLKVTYSERKDTPVELMNLIQWEFVKEDIDRYLGNPSKAKVLECGCGGARTSLYLARNGFDVTCSDNAPEAIRLAEDNFNAYGARGTFLQDDLLDSKLPADSFDCVMSFGLLEHFEELRPVVASITRLTKPGGIQIHCVITKKFSLLTLMNVLLYPLRFANNLAHGRLKRIFIASYRDFPHFENTFTAEEYCREFERGGNTVLRCEAGGFLFPVLTLPIVGSLLTKAFHETLYRTIRRTDRTESKIGHILAPTFYVVCRKR; this is translated from the coding sequence GTGCGCGTAAAAGGGAACAAGGTGGAGAACTGGAACGAATCGTATGAGCGGCTGAAGGTGACCTACAGCGAGAGAAAGGACACCCCGGTCGAGCTGATGAACCTGATCCAGTGGGAGTTCGTAAAGGAGGACATCGACAGGTATCTCGGGAATCCGTCGAAGGCGAAAGTGCTCGAATGCGGCTGCGGGGGGGCAAGGACGTCCCTCTATCTCGCCAGAAACGGCTTCGACGTCACCTGCTCCGACAACGCTCCGGAAGCGATCCGGCTGGCGGAGGACAACTTCAATGCGTACGGCGCCCGGGGAACGTTCCTGCAGGACGATCTCCTCGATTCGAAACTCCCCGCGGACTCGTTCGATTGCGTGATGAGCTTCGGCCTTCTCGAGCATTTCGAGGAGCTGCGCCCGGTCGTCGCGAGCATCACCCGGCTGACGAAGCCGGGCGGGATCCAGATCCATTGCGTGATCACGAAGAAGTTTTCGCTCCTGACGCTGATGAACGTCCTGTTGTACCCGCTGCGGTTCGCGAACAACCTGGCGCACGGGAGGTTGAAGCGCATCTTCATCGCAAGCTACCGCGATTTTCCCCATTTCGAAAACACGTTCACCGCGGAGGAATATTGCCGGGAATTCGAACGGGGGGGAAACACCGTCCTCCGATGCGAGGCCGGAGGGTTCCTTTTCCCTGTGCTGACGCTGCCGATCGTGGGGAGCCTGCTGACGAAAGCGTTTCACGAAACCCTCTACAGGACGATCCGCAGGACGGACAGGACCGAGTCGAAAATCGGGCACATCCTGGCGCCGACGTTTTACGTCGTTTGCAGGAAACGGTAG
- a CDS encoding oligosaccharide flippase family protein, translating to MDERKRILRDSTQYLLSTIVAQGAALFRSVAIPVLLGPAQLGIWNLMNVIIGYGANAHMGILHGMNKKVPMLRGLGNAAEFDELKDSSYWASLLLSLIAAAALFLASFLVDPAYASSIRIVALVVVLQMVFVFYFCLLRGDNRFDLVSRGIAGLSVLSSVTVLALAYVWPDRLLGALWGIAAAYPFVLGYWYRKSGYRFGFSLRREQVRSAFVLGFPLILLGFMDMIFLSMDRWIIAWKLSETELGYYALGIMAGNLLGLVPISASNVLYPRMLQRYAVSGDSFAVSGLLLNPVRAITSLMIFLAAAATIALPVAIRLLLPAYIPAISLVEIVVPGSFFLAIAYSVGNFVVAVDRQRVLIAFLSVAMAVALVLDIALLSLGYGVRGIAWATVIGYAVYGLGYLGVSVHLAQGKWRETLRFLSSHLGLFLAMMAALISTGPLAHPADPWGSQLFWGFVRLLAVSVLLLPFVWLVNRNSGVWSSLMDILSGWRRAPEKE from the coding sequence ATGGATGAGCGGAAGCGGATCCTCAGGGATTCCACGCAATACCTGCTTTCCACCATCGTTGCCCAGGGAGCGGCGCTGTTCCGTTCGGTGGCGATCCCGGTGCTGCTCGGCCCGGCGCAGCTCGGCATCTGGAATCTCATGAACGTGATCATCGGATACGGCGCGAACGCGCACATGGGGATCCTCCACGGGATGAACAAGAAGGTCCCGATGCTGCGAGGACTCGGCAACGCCGCGGAATTCGACGAGCTGAAGGACAGCTCTTACTGGGCGAGCCTCCTGCTGTCGCTGATCGCCGCCGCCGCCCTCTTCCTGGCTTCGTTCCTCGTCGATCCGGCGTACGCGTCCTCCATCCGCATCGTCGCGCTCGTCGTCGTGCTGCAGATGGTTTTCGTTTTCTATTTTTGCCTGTTGCGGGGGGACAACCGTTTCGACCTGGTGAGCAGGGGCATCGCCGGATTGTCGGTCCTGTCCTCCGTCACGGTGCTGGCGCTCGCGTACGTCTGGCCCGACCGGCTGCTGGGGGCCCTTTGGGGGATCGCGGCGGCCTACCCGTTCGTGCTCGGCTACTGGTATCGCAAGAGCGGTTACCGGTTCGGGTTTTCCCTCAGGCGGGAGCAGGTCCGGAGCGCGTTCGTGCTCGGCTTCCCGCTGATCCTGCTGGGGTTCATGGACATGATCTTCCTGAGCATGGACCGATGGATCATCGCCTGGAAGCTTTCCGAGACGGAGTTGGGCTACTACGCGTTGGGGATCATGGCCGGCAACCTGCTCGGGCTGGTCCCGATTTCCGCCTCGAATGTCCTCTACCCGAGAATGCTGCAGCGGTATGCCGTTTCGGGAGACAGCTTCGCGGTCAGCGGCCTTCTTCTGAACCCGGTCCGGGCGATCACCTCGCTGATGATCTTCCTGGCGGCCGCGGCGACGATCGCCCTGCCCGTCGCGATCCGGCTCCTGCTGCCGGCATACATTCCGGCCATCTCCCTGGTGGAGATCGTCGTGCCCGGATCCTTCTTTCTGGCGATCGCCTACAGCGTGGGGAACTTCGTGGTGGCGGTCGACCGCCAAAGGGTGCTGATCGCCTTCCTGTCCGTCGCCATGGCGGTCGCCCTGGTCCTGGACATCGCTCTCCTGAGTCTCGGTTACGGGGTCCGGGGCATTGCCTGGGCGACGGTCATCGGCTACGCGGTCTACGGGCTCGGCTATCTGGGGGTCTCCGTGCATCTTGCGCAGGGGAAATGGAGGGAGACGCTGCGGTTCCTTTCGAGCCACCTCGGCCTGTTCCTCGCGATGATGGCGGCGTTGATATCGACGGGTCCTCTCGCGCATCCCGCGGATCCCTGGGGGTCCCAGCTGTTCTGGGGGTTCGTGCGCCTGCTCGCCGTGAGCGTGCTTCTGCTTCCGTTCGTGTGGCTGGTCAACCGGAACAGCGGCGTCTGGTCCTCCCTCATGGACATACTGTCCGGATGGCGCCGCGCCCCGGAAAAGGAATAA